The genomic region TACGAAGTGATCAAGAACCCGTTGATCAATACCTTCGTATCGACCGCAGAGGAAAATGAGCCCTGAGCTTTGGGCAAGTTGCTTCGCCTTTTGTTGTGTGAATGGCTTTCCGGCTGCACTAGGCGCAATGACTATGCCTTCTCCATGAAGTTTTTTCTTTGCCTCTTCAATCGCTGCAACAAGGGGTTCTGGCCTCATTACCATGCCGGCGCCACCACCATACGGGATATCATCAACATGGTGGTGCGGCGGTGGCGCAAAATCTCGCGGATTAAGGGTCGAAAAGCGAAAAAGATGCTCGCGAACAGCCTTTTGAATAAGGCTGGTTTCGACAAACTGTTCGAAAAAGTTAGGGAAGAGGGTTATCGCACATGATTGAAAAATTTTATTGTTCGATTTCATTTGTTTACCAAGGAGTCCCAGTATTATTTCAATCCAGTATGAGCATGAGAAACTTCGAATGAACTCTTCTTCACTAATACTACAATAATAAAGAGACGAAACTCCAGCTGATGAAAGGAGGCGAGTGGCGACAGTAGGCTAGCAGCGAGTAT from bacterium harbors:
- the trmD gene encoding tRNA (guanosine(37)-N1)-methyltransferase TrmD, giving the protein MKSNNKIFQSCAITLFPNFFEQFVETSLIQKAVREHLFRFSTLNPRDFAPPPHHHVDDIPYGGGAGMVMRPEPLVAAIEEAKKKLHGEGIVIAPSAAGKPFTQQKAKQLAQSSGLIFLCGRYEGIDQRVLDHFVDEEISIGDYVLMGGEVPVMVILEAVLRLRSGVLGNPKSLNDESHSEQGYLEAPQYTRPEDFRGHTVPEVLRSGDHQAILQWRNVESQKRKKDREE